A stretch of the Desulfobacter sp. genome encodes the following:
- a CDS encoding 4Fe-4S binding protein has product MALEHIIDTERCKGCGLCVNFCPKNVLEITDKVNAKGHFPVFQARPEDCIHCTICCVMCPDVAIRIVEKETTN; this is encoded by the coding sequence ATGGCCCTAGAACATATTATTGATACCGAACGGTGCAAGGGATGCGGGCTCTGTGTTAATTTCTGCCCCAAAAACGTCCTTGAGATCACCGACAAAGTAAATGCAAAAGGACATTTCCCCGTGTTCCAGGCAAGACCTGAAGACTGTATTCACTGCACCATATGCTGTGTGATGTGCCCGGATGTTGCCATCCGAATTGTTGAAAAAGAAACAACAAACTAA
- a CDS encoding radical SAM protein: MAYINKQILTAVAAKENGEIFELEGYGAAGMSGSQFHILTKTSTCDMPQGSELMLLPGRSPVVFNLITDQFEVLETNPYNPDERIFPVGVFNSPGYVNRHFCAYDDTGIKDPLPLFSYGAVGFGKNDFRSAALLVDNEPRQDLRLMPVSGVKDGVKRFRKKYPDNRLIRHIEKCALEYGCPAGKNFFLGRYEAPLPTSVVCNASCLGCISLQTQNNLCACQDRISFIPKPEEIAGVALEHIQKVDKAVVSFGQGCEGEPLTSAKSIEPAIEMIRAQTDRGTINLNTNASLPDQVDRLCRVGLDSMRVSMNSVRPACYTAYFRPKSYEFDHVVKSINTAKDQGKFVAINYLNCPGFTDSQSEKEALFSFIQDLGIDMIQWRNLNFDPRRYIRIMDKVEDNGPPTGMARMIGDLTQAFPNLIHGYFNPPKETHGR; this comes from the coding sequence ATGGCATATATAAACAAACAGATTCTGACAGCAGTGGCGGCAAAAGAAAATGGAGAGATATTTGAACTGGAAGGATACGGGGCCGCAGGCATGTCCGGCAGCCAATTTCACATCCTGACCAAAACAAGCACCTGTGACATGCCCCAGGGAAGTGAACTCATGCTTCTGCCCGGGCGCTCTCCTGTGGTATTTAATCTGATCACCGATCAGTTTGAAGTCCTTGAAACAAATCCCTATAATCCAGATGAACGAATTTTCCCGGTGGGGGTGTTCAACTCCCCGGGATATGTAAACCGGCACTTTTGCGCCTATGATGACACCGGCATTAAAGATCCTCTGCCCCTGTTTTCATACGGGGCTGTTGGGTTTGGAAAAAACGACTTCAGGTCAGCCGCCCTTCTCGTGGACAACGAACCCAGACAGGATCTTCGGCTTATGCCCGTTTCAGGGGTAAAGGACGGGGTGAAGCGGTTCAGAAAAAAATATCCGGACAACAGACTCATACGCCACATAGAAAAATGCGCCCTGGAATATGGGTGCCCGGCCGGGAAAAATTTTTTTCTGGGACGGTATGAGGCCCCTTTGCCCACCTCGGTGGTGTGCAATGCAAGCTGCCTGGGATGCATCTCTCTTCAAACCCAGAACAACCTTTGCGCCTGCCAGGACCGGATTTCCTTTATTCCGAAACCCGAAGAGATTGCCGGCGTTGCCCTGGAGCATATTCAAAAGGTGGACAAGGCCGTGGTCAGTTTCGGCCAGGGGTGCGAAGGCGAACCTTTGACCTCGGCCAAATCCATTGAGCCTGCCATTGAAATGATCAGGGCCCAGACCGACAGGGGCACCATCAACCTCAACACCAATGCCAGCCTGCCGGATCAGGTAGACCGGCTGTGCAGGGTCGGCCTGGACAGTATGCGGGTCAGCATGAATTCAGTGCGCCCCGCCTGTTACACGGCTTATTTCAGGCCGAAATCCTATGAATTCGACCATGTGGTAAAAAGCATCAACACGGCCAAAGATCAGGGTAAATTTGTGGCCATCAACTATCTTAACTGTCCTGGATTCACAGATTCCCAATCGGAAAAAGAGGCCCTGTTCTCTTTTATCCAGGATCTGGGCATTGATATGATCCAGTGGCGGAACCTTAACTTTGACCCCAGACGCTATATCCGCATCATGGACAAGGTTGAAGACAACGGTCCGCCAACGGGCATGGCCCGGATGATAGGAGATCTGACCCAAGCCTTTCCCAACCTTATCCATGGATATTTTAATCCCCCAAAGGAAACCCATGGCAGATAA
- the hypE gene encoding hydrogenase expression/formation protein HypE, whose translation MKNDDKVLLDHGSGGKVSHAMFSDLILPLFDNPELSKQDDGAVFDVVQGKMAFSTDSYVVDPIFFPGGNIGDLAVNGTVNDVAMCGAHPLYISVGLIIEEGLAVGDLKIILESMAMAAKKAGVKIVTGDTKVVPRGKADKIFINTSGVGVIPQGVDVSGNQAKAGDKIIVSGSIADHGITILSEREGLKFDSDIKTDSAPLNHMVKDILNSGCKVHVLRDPTRGGLGTTLNEIAAQSNVGIRLYEDKLSVKGAVQGICELLGFDPLYIANEGKLIAFVPQADADRVLEVIRASEFGQDAVIVGEVTDQDPGRVVLETLIGGTRIVDMLTGEQLPRIC comes from the coding sequence ATGAAAAATGATGATAAGGTTCTGCTTGACCATGGGTCCGGGGGAAAGGTCTCCCATGCCATGTTCTCCGATTTAATCCTTCCCCTGTTTGACAACCCTGAGCTTTCCAAGCAGGATGACGGGGCGGTCTTTGATGTTGTCCAGGGAAAAATGGCGTTTTCAACGGATTCCTATGTGGTGGACCCTATTTTTTTTCCAGGGGGAAATATCGGGGATCTTGCCGTGAACGGCACGGTCAATGACGTGGCCATGTGCGGCGCCCATCCCTTGTATATTTCAGTGGGCCTGATCATTGAGGAAGGCCTGGCCGTGGGGGATTTGAAAATTATTCTTGAATCCATGGCCATGGCAGCTAAAAAGGCCGGGGTCAAGATTGTGACCGGGGATACCAAGGTGGTGCCCCGGGGCAAGGCAGACAAAATTTTTATCAATACCTCAGGGGTGGGCGTTATCCCCCAAGGGGTGGACGTATCGGGAAATCAGGCCAAGGCCGGGGATAAAATCATTGTTTCAGGCTCCATTGCCGACCACGGGATCACCATTTTAAGCGAACGGGAAGGCCTTAAATTTGATTCTGATATCAAAACCGATTCAGCCCCCTTAAACCATATGGTCAAAGATATTTTGAATTCAGGATGCAAGGTTCACGTGTTAAGGGACCCCACCCGGGGAGGACTTGGCACCACTTTGAATGAAATTGCCGCCCAGTCCAATGTGGGCATCCGGCTGTATGAAGACAAGCTGTCCGTAAAAGGGGCGGTTCAGGGCATCTGCGAATTGCTCGGGTTTGATCCTTTGTATATTGCCAATGAAGGTAAGCTCATTGCCTTTGTGCCCCAAGCTGACGCCGACAGGGTGCTTGAGGTGATCCGGGCCAGTGAGTTCGGCCAGGACGCGGTCATTGTAGGAGAGGTAACCGATCAGGATCCCGGCAGGGTTGTTCTGGAAACCTTGATAGGGGGAACAAGGATCGTGGATATGCTGACAGGGGAGCAATTGCCCAGAATCTGCTGA
- a CDS encoding cold-shock protein, translating into MATGIVKWFNDSKGFGFIEQEGGKDVFVHHTGINASGFKSLNEGDRVEFEVEEGQKGPAAKNVTVI; encoded by the coding sequence ATGGCTACCGGTATCGTAAAATGGTTTAACGACTCAAAAGGGTTTGGCTTTATTGAACAAGAGGGCGGAAAAGATGTTTTCGTGCATCACACAGGTATCAATGCATCAGGTTTTAAATCCCTGAACGAAGGGGACCGTGTTGAATTTGAAGTTGAAGAGGGCCAGAAAGGCCCTGCCGCTAAAAACGTTACTGTGATCTAA
- the hypD gene encoding hydrogenase formation protein HypD, with protein sequence MSLKYVEEFRDGELARQLVKKICRISKKDLRLMEVCGTHTMSIFRHGIRSVLPRGITLLSGPGCPVCVTAQKDIDAYVAFAQRKEVIVTTFGDLMKVPGSNSTLSREKADGADVRMVYSIFDALNIAKENPKKEVVFCAVGFETTIPTIAAAILTAKAQGVENFSIYSANKLTPPALAALMEADGVKIDGFILPGHVSVITGTQAYRQTFETYDIPSVITGFEPVDILQSVLLLVEQNETNCPALVNAYPRAVSDSGNVKAKTIMNQVFEIADAVWRGIGEIPNSGMVLKKEFQAFDGAKKFDMNMPDVPEPKGCACGEILMGLKTPDQCRLYKKACTPMSPVGPCMVSSEGACAAYYKYS encoded by the coding sequence ATGAGTTTAAAATATGTTGAAGAGTTCCGGGATGGGGAACTGGCAAGACAATTGGTTAAAAAAATCTGCAGAATCAGCAAAAAGGACTTGCGCCTCATGGAGGTCTGCGGCACCCATACCATGTCCATTTTCCGCCATGGTATCCGCTCTGTCCTGCCCCGGGGGATTACCCTGTTGTCAGGACCGGGGTGTCCTGTGTGCGTGACGGCCCAGAAAGATATTGACGCCTATGTGGCCTTTGCCCAGAGAAAAGAGGTGATCGTGACCACCTTCGGGGATTTGATGAAGGTGCCCGGATCCAACTCTACCCTGTCCAGGGAAAAGGCCGATGGCGCGGATGTCAGGATGGTTTACTCCATTTTTGACGCCCTGAATATTGCCAAGGAAAATCCAAAAAAAGAAGTGGTATTCTGTGCTGTGGGGTTTGAGACCACTATCCCGACCATTGCCGCGGCCATTCTGACGGCCAAGGCCCAAGGCGTGGAAAATTTCAGCATTTATTCGGCCAACAAGCTTACCCCGCCGGCCCTCGCAGCCTTAATGGAGGCGGACGGGGTAAAAATAGACGGGTTTATCCTGCCCGGTCATGTCTCTGTGATCACAGGGACCCAAGCCTATCGGCAAACCTTTGAAACCTATGATATTCCTTCGGTGATCACCGGATTTGAACCCGTTGATATCTTACAGTCGGTTCTTCTTTTGGTCGAGCAGAATGAAACAAATTGCCCGGCCCTGGTCAATGCCTACCCCCGGGCCGTGTCAGACTCCGGCAATGTTAAGGCCAAAACCATCATGAATCAGGTATTTGAAATTGCTGATGCCGTTTGGCGGGGAATCGGTGAAATCCCCAATTCGGGGATGGTCCTGAAAAAAGAATTTCAGGCCTTTGACGGGGCAAAGAAGTTTGATATGAATATGCCTGATGTGCCCGAGCCCAAAGGATGTGCCTGCGGTGAAATTCTCATGGGTCTGAAGACGCCTGACCAATGCCGGCTGTACAAGAAAGCCTGTACCCCCATGAGTCCTGTGGGGCCCTGCATGGTCTCCAGCGAAGGGGCCTGTGCCGCATATTACAAGTATAGTTAG
- a CDS encoding cobalamin biosynthesis protein CbiA encodes MTPDINGIVIIVGNYGSGKSETAVNLAAIGSAQGKRVKITDLDLVNPYFRSREARRPLEKLGVEVVLPPEQYMHADLPILTPAVAGMIKNPGDLTILDAGGDDTGVTVLAALADVLEKPDVQMIQVINPLRPFTQSLEGCLKIKAEIETSAKLPVTGLVSNANLIDETTPEIVYNGYDLVCQMSNATGLKLEFITASSGLMPQLDMDRFDCPVLPIDRRLAPPWKRI; translated from the coding sequence TTGACACCAGATATTAACGGGATCGTCATCATCGTCGGTAATTACGGTTCTGGAAAAAGCGAGACCGCGGTCAACCTGGCAGCCATCGGCTCAGCCCAGGGAAAACGCGTTAAAATCACAGACCTGGATTTGGTCAATCCCTATTTCCGCAGCAGGGAAGCCAGACGCCCCCTTGAAAAATTAGGGGTTGAGGTGGTCCTGCCCCCTGAACAATACATGCATGCAGACCTGCCCATCCTCACCCCGGCAGTAGCCGGGATGATAAAAAATCCCGGGGACCTGACCATCCTGGATGCCGGCGGGGATGACACCGGGGTGACGGTATTGGCCGCCCTGGCAGATGTATTGGAAAAACCGGATGTTCAGATGATCCAGGTGATCAATCCCTTGCGGCCCTTTACCCAGAGCCTTGAGGGATGTTTAAAAATCAAGGCGGAAATTGAGACCTCGGCCAAACTGCCCGTGACAGGTCTTGTGTCCAACGCCAACCTCATTGATGAAACCACCCCTGAAATTGTTTACAACGGCTATGACCTGGTTTGCCAGATGTCAAATGCCACCGGCCTGAAACTTGAATTTATAACAGCGTCCTCCGGGCTGATGCCCCAGCTGGATATGGACCGGTTTGACTGTCCTGTCCTGCCCATTGACAGACGACTGGCACCTCCCTGGAAACGCATTTAA
- a CDS encoding HyaD/HybD family hydrogenase maturation endopeptidase — protein MKKLLVLGVGNTLLMDEGIGVHAINEFWKEKDDWDETLVDFVDGGTFTQDIFYLFEKYEKILVLDIVRANHEPGTIYSLEEDQLRKDEKQMLSLHDIDLLDSLSMAEIRGHRPYLRVVGIEPEEINWGTEVTPPLAKAFPGYLNVVRKHIRELLE, from the coding sequence ATGAAAAAACTATTGGTACTTGGCGTGGGCAACACCCTCCTCATGGACGAGGGAATCGGGGTCCATGCCATCAACGAATTTTGGAAGGAAAAGGACGATTGGGACGAAACCCTCGTGGATTTCGTGGACGGCGGCACCTTTACCCAGGATATTTTTTATCTGTTTGAAAAGTATGAAAAAATTCTTGTTCTGGATATTGTCAGGGCCAACCATGAACCCGGCACCATTTACAGCCTGGAAGAAGACCAGCTGAGAAAAGATGAAAAGCAGATGCTCTCCCTCCATGATATAGATCTTTTAGACTCTCTGAGCATGGCGGAAATCAGAGGACACCGGCCCTATTTAAGGGTGGTGGGCATTGAGCCTGAAGAAATCAACTGGGGCACTGAAGTCACCCCGCCCCTGGCCAAGGCTTTTCCAGGATATCTGAACGTGGTCCGCAAGCATATCCGAGAATTGCTCGAATAA
- the hypF gene encoding carbamoyltransferase HypF, with protein sequence MTSPPISAKQVEISGVVQGVGFRPFLFGLAKTHHLCGRVSNTAKGVDLFIEGPIAALETCIRDIRLKAPLLSRISDLVSTDQEVRGYSEFKIIKSRASTHRSTLISPDVSICPDCLAEMLNPSDRRFEYPFINCTNCGPRYTIINDIPYDRPKTSMNAFVMCPRCQAEYDNPLDRRFHAQPNACPVCGPQVFLTDHTGRRQDNDPGHALDLAAKLLGQGKILAVKGLGGFHLAADASDEAAVARLRKRKNRPDKPFALMAASESSLFDHVDLDDYQKALMSSFHRPIVLLNKKNLEKTEDAQGSGLASSLAPGNSCLGVMLPYTPLHYLLLDKGPDILVMTSGNRSGEPLSIDNEDALDAFSHIADYFLFHNRDIYFRADDSIARVQKGKPRFIRRSRGYAPLPLDLTPVSGKRLPKILGCGGGLKSAVCLTRDCYGFLSQHIGDLENPKVHDFFTQTIDHMEKILNIEPEAVAHDLHSGYYSTGFAKSLGEKGFPLIPVQHHHAHALSCMAENRLEGKVVAITLDGTGFGTDGHIWGGEILTCTYRDFKRCAHLDYLPMPGGDAAVFEPWRMAASLLYKSLGRAAFDLDIPYVKAMADKQLGFILQMIDKGVNCPLTSSAGRLFDAVSSLLCISHTISYESQAAMALEFWALRNQDPVGLYSFKIHTQEDGCRVMDFGLGVEEIIQDIQNGVTTELISAKFHHTLVFMFTDEAEKIARESGIDRVVLSGGVFNNDRLLSLTIERLEAKGLSVFTQSLVPCGDGGIALGQVMAAAAQMAAGADQETIKKSGTRIIS encoded by the coding sequence ATGACCAGCCCCCCCATTTCAGCAAAACAGGTTGAAATCAGCGGCGTTGTTCAGGGCGTCGGGTTTCGGCCTTTTTTATTCGGGCTTGCCAAAACCCATCACCTTTGCGGAAGGGTGTCCAATACAGCCAAGGGCGTGGACCTTTTCATTGAGGGCCCTATCGCTGCTCTTGAAACCTGCATCCGGGATATTCGTCTGAAAGCCCCCCTGTTGAGCCGGATCTCGGACCTGGTGTCAACGGACCAAGAGGTCCGGGGATATTCAGAATTCAAAATTATCAAGAGCCGGGCGTCCACCCATCGTTCCACCCTTATCTCTCCGGATGTCAGCATCTGTCCTGACTGCCTGGCTGAGATGCTCAATCCGAGTGACCGGCGGTTTGAATATCCGTTTATCAACTGCACCAATTGCGGACCTCGGTATACCATTATAAATGATATCCCCTATGACCGCCCCAAAACCTCCATGAACGCTTTTGTCATGTGTCCTCGCTGTCAGGCAGAGTATGACAACCCCCTGGACCGGCGGTTTCATGCCCAGCCCAATGCCTGTCCGGTCTGCGGGCCCCAGGTGTTTTTAACGGATCATACGGGCCGGCGTCAGGATAACGATCCCGGTCATGCCCTGGATCTTGCAGCTAAGTTGCTGGGTCAGGGTAAAATCCTTGCCGTCAAAGGGCTTGGGGGGTTTCACCTGGCCGCAGATGCCTCTGATGAGGCTGCCGTGGCAAGGCTGCGCAAAAGAAAAAACAGGCCGGATAAACCCTTTGCCCTGATGGCGGCATCTGAATCTTCTCTGTTTGATCATGTGGACCTTGATGATTATCAAAAGGCCTTGATGAGTTCTTTTCATCGTCCCATTGTGCTTTTGAATAAAAAAAATCTGGAAAAAACAGAGGATGCCCAAGGATCCGGATTGGCCTCATCCCTTGCCCCTGGTAATTCCTGTCTGGGCGTTATGCTTCCCTATACCCCCTTGCATTATCTGCTGCTGGACAAAGGGCCGGATATTCTTGTGATGACATCGGGGAACCGGTCGGGAGAACCCTTGTCCATAGACAATGAGGATGCCCTGGACGCTTTTTCCCATATTGCCGATTATTTTTTATTCCACAACCGGGATATCTATTTTAGGGCGGATGATTCCATTGCCCGGGTGCAAAAAGGCAAACCTCGGTTTATCCGGCGGTCAAGGGGATATGCCCCCCTGCCTCTGGATTTGACCCCGGTTTCAGGCAAGCGCCTGCCCAAGATCCTGGGCTGCGGGGGCGGGCTTAAAAGTGCGGTCTGCCTGACCAGGGACTGCTACGGGTTTTTAAGCCAGCACATCGGCGATCTGGAAAATCCCAAGGTCCATGATTTTTTTACGCAAACCATTGATCATATGGAAAAAATTTTAAACATTGAGCCTGAGGCGGTGGCCCATGACCTTCATTCGGGATATTACAGCACAGGGTTTGCCAAATCCCTGGGAGAAAAGGGCTTTCCCCTGATTCCGGTTCAGCATCACCATGCCCATGCCCTTTCCTGCATGGCTGAAAACAGGCTGGAAGGAAAGGTGGTGGCAATTACTTTGGACGGGACCGGCTTTGGCACGGACGGCCATATCTGGGGCGGTGAGATTTTAACCTGTACCTATAGGGATTTCAAGCGTTGTGCCCACCTGGACTACCTGCCCATGCCCGGGGGGGATGCTGCGGTTTTTGAGCCCTGGCGCATGGCAGCATCTCTTTTGTATAAAAGCCTTGGAAGAGCGGCCTTTGATCTGGATATTCCCTATGTTAAGGCCATGGCGGATAAACAACTGGGGTTTATTCTTCAGATGATTGACAAAGGGGTGAATTGTCCTTTGACCTCCAGTGCGGGACGGCTTTTTGATGCGGTATCCTCGCTTTTGTGCATCTCTCACACCATTTCCTATGAAAGCCAGGCGGCCATGGCATTGGAATTTTGGGCCCTCCGGAATCAAGATCCTGTGGGGCTCTATTCTTTTAAAATTCATACCCAGGAGGACGGGTGCAGGGTGATGGATTTTGGACTGGGTGTGGAAGAAATAATACAAGATATTCAAAACGGGGTGACAACAGAGCTGATCAGTGCAAAGTTTCATCATACCCTGGTTTTCATGTTTACGGACGAGGCAGAGAAAATTGCCCGGGAATCAGGGATTGACAGGGTGGTATTGTCCGGCGGGGTGTTCAACAATGACCGGTTGTTATCTCTTACCATTGAACGGCTGGAGGCCAAAGGGCTGTCCGTATTCACCCAGTCTCTTGTCCCCTGCGGGGACGGGGGCATTGCTCTGGGGCAGGTCATGGCCGCAGCTGCTCAGATGGCTGCAGGGGCGGATCAAGAAACAATTAAAAAATCAGGGACAAGGATAATTTCATGA
- a CDS encoding HypC/HybG/HupF family hydrogenase formation chaperone — protein MCLAVPSKIIEINDSVAKVDVDGVVREASIMLLEDVTIGDYVIVHAGFAISQVDEEAALQTIEDMRKILELGSDQF, from the coding sequence ATGTGTTTAGCCGTACCTTCAAAAATTATTGAAATTAACGATTCAGTAGCAAAGGTGGATGTGGACGGGGTTGTCCGGGAAGCCAGCATTATGCTGCTTGAAGATGTAACAATTGGGGATTATGTCATTGTCCATGCCGGGTTTGCCATTTCCCAGGTGGATGAGGAAGCTGCCCTCCAGACCATAGAAGATATGCGTAAAATTTTGGAATTAGGTTCAGACCAGTTCTGA
- the vorB gene encoding 3-methyl-2-oxobutanoate dehydrogenase subunit VorB, producing MAKVLMKGNEAIGEAAIRAGCKNYFAYPITPQSEVAEYLVKRLPEEGGVFLQGESEVAVGYMIFGASGAGERVMTTSSSPGISLMSEAISYIAAAQCPAVFVNIMRGGPGLGGILPSQGDYFQATKGGGHGDYRLLVLAPDGVQEAVEMTMQAFGLAEKYRNPVMVLGDGMIGQMMEPVEFPDDLKSEPSNKDDWATNGMATRKSKKRNLVKSLFLDPTELNQNNLILKAKYEQMRKEEVQFELYNADTDYQVMITSYGTMSRVCRTAIDMLKKEGIEVAMFRPKTLFPFPEQEVHDAAIKESCKSVISIEMSMGQMVEDVQRCVMGKRPVEFYGECGGEIPSPEKIIEIIKTLVK from the coding sequence ATGGCAAAAGTCTTAATGAAAGGTAATGAAGCAATTGGTGAAGCCGCTATCAGGGCAGGCTGTAAAAATTATTTTGCATATCCCATCACCCCCCAGTCAGAAGTGGCCGAATACCTGGTAAAACGGCTGCCCGAAGAAGGCGGGGTCTTTCTCCAGGGAGAAAGTGAAGTGGCTGTGGGATATATGATATTTGGTGCATCAGGTGCAGGAGAACGGGTAATGACAACCTCTTCATCTCCGGGCATCAGCCTCATGAGCGAAGCCATTTCCTATATTGCTGCGGCCCAGTGCCCGGCTGTTTTTGTCAATATCATGAGAGGGGGCCCGGGGCTCGGCGGCATTCTCCCCTCCCAGGGCGATTATTTCCAGGCCACCAAGGGCGGAGGCCATGGGGACTACCGTCTTTTAGTCCTGGCGCCGGACGGGGTGCAAGAAGCCGTTGAAATGACCATGCAGGCATTTGGTCTGGCTGAAAAATACCGGAATCCCGTCATGGTTTTGGGCGACGGCATGATCGGCCAGATGATGGAGCCGGTTGAATTCCCGGATGATTTAAAATCTGAGCCCTCCAACAAGGATGACTGGGCCACCAACGGGATGGCCACACGGAAAAGCAAGAAAAGAAACCTGGTAAAATCCCTGTTCCTGGACCCGACGGAACTCAACCAGAACAACCTGATTCTCAAGGCCAAATACGAGCAGATGAGAAAAGAGGAAGTTCAGTTCGAACTCTACAATGCCGACACAGACTACCAGGTGATGATCACAAGCTACGGCACCATGAGCCGGGTCTGCAGGACCGCCATTGACATGCTCAAAAAAGAGGGCATTGAAGTGGCCATGTTCAGACCGAAAACCTTATTTCCCTTTCCGGAACAAGAGGTTCACGATGCGGCAATAAAGGAAAGCTGCAAATCCGTTATCAGTATTGAGATGAGTATGGGACAGATGGTGGAAGATGTTCAGCGCTGCGTCATGGGCAAACGGCCCGTGGAATTCTACGGAGAGTGCGGCGGTGAAATTCCTTCACCTGAAAAAATCATCGAAATTATCAAAACACTGGTAAAGTAA
- a CDS encoding nickel-dependent hydrogenase large subunit, whose protein sequence is MAGCKPQAEPAGSNKKIKIHIDPVTRIEGHLKAEVEVKGGVVVDARLTGGMYRGFEQILNGRDPRDATQITQRICGVCPTAHATASALALDDAFGVELTDNGRIARNLILGANFIQSHILHFYHLAALDYVNGPDTAPFIPRYKNNDVRLPADINKVGVDQYLEALEMRKICHEMVALLGGKMPHVQGIVVGGSTEIPTREALNKYAERFKRVKDFVMEKYVPLIYLLAGPYGDLLKTGVGHKNLVSWGVFPTDNKGNTLLKPGVYTDGKDYDVDPAMIKEFVKYSWFEDSTTGLNPTKGQTRPDPYKDGAYSFIKAPRYNGKPHEAGPLARMWATNPDLSKAGQTALGVQKFRDIGAAGFSILGRHVARAEETALVCMAVEEWLSQAQPGKETFVPAEIPKNAEGLGMTEAPRGALLHYVDIKDSVISNYQITSATIWNANPRDDMGVRGPIEESLIGVPVPDIENPVNVGRLIRAYDP, encoded by the coding sequence ATGGCAGGCTGTAAACCACAGGCTGAACCGGCCGGCAGCAATAAAAAAATTAAGATTCATATTGATCCGGTCACCCGGATCGAAGGACATCTTAAGGCAGAAGTTGAAGTAAAGGGCGGGGTTGTTGTTGATGCCCGTCTTACCGGCGGTATGTACCGCGGTTTTGAACAAATTCTCAACGGCAGGGACCCCAGGGATGCCACCCAGATTACCCAGAGAATCTGCGGTGTTTGCCCCACGGCCCATGCCACTGCATCCGCCCTTGCTTTGGATGATGCATTTGGTGTTGAGTTGACAGACAATGGACGGATTGCAAGGAACCTTATTTTAGGTGCCAACTTTATCCAGTCCCATATTCTCCATTTTTACCATCTGGCAGCCCTGGACTATGTCAATGGTCCGGATACGGCTCCTTTTATCCCCAGATATAAAAACAACGATGTCCGCCTTCCGGCCGACATCAACAAAGTCGGCGTGGATCAGTATCTTGAAGCCCTTGAAATGAGAAAGATCTGCCACGAAATGGTTGCCCTTCTCGGCGGTAAGATGCCCCATGTTCAGGGTATTGTTGTGGGCGGTTCCACTGAGATCCCCACCCGTGAAGCATTGAATAAATATGCAGAACGGTTTAAACGGGTAAAAGACTTTGTCATGGAAAAATATGTTCCCCTGATCTATCTTCTGGCCGGCCCCTACGGCGACCTGCTCAAGACAGGTGTGGGACATAAAAATCTGGTTTCCTGGGGCGTTTTCCCCACGGACAACAAGGGCAATACCCTGTTGAAACCGGGTGTTTACACTGACGGCAAAGATTATGATGTCGATCCTGCCATGATCAAAGAATTTGTAAAATACTCCTGGTTTGAAGATTCCACAACAGGTCTGAACCCCACCAAGGGTCAAACCAGACCTGATCCTTACAAAGATGGTGCCTATTCTTTCATCAAAGCACCCAGATATAACGGTAAACCCCATGAGGCAGGTCCATTGGCAAGAATGTGGGCCACCAACCCGGATCTGTCCAAAGCCGGTCAGACCGCCCTGGGCGTTCAGAAATTCCGTGATATCGGCGCTGCTGGTTTCTCCATCCTGGGCCGCCACGTGGCACGGGCTGAAGAGACTGCCCTGGTCTGCATGGCTGTTGAAGAATGGCTGTCCCAGGCCCAGCCCGGCAAAGAGACCTTTGTTCCGGCTGAAATTCCCAAGAATGCAGAAGGTCTTGGTATGACAGAAGCCCCCCGTGGCGCTCTGCTCCACTATGTGGACATCAAAGACTCTGTGATCTCCAACTATCAGATCACATCTGCCACCATCTGGAACGCCAACCCCAGGGATGATATGGGTGTAAGAGGACCCATTGAAGAATCCCTCATCGGCGTACCGGTTCCGGATATTGAAAACCCAGTCAATGTCGGGCGCCTCATCCGCGCCTACGACCCCTGA